The following are encoded together in the Lactuca sativa cultivar Salinas chromosome 1, Lsat_Salinas_v11, whole genome shotgun sequence genome:
- the LOC111917949 gene encoding uncharacterized mitochondrial protein AtMg00810-like, producing MVDDFARLMTNKFQMSMNREINFFLGLQVKQISQGIFIHQEKYTSELLNKYSMDNCSSAKVPMAFGYKIYVDPSGEPVDHKTYRGIIGSLMYLTASQPDIVFATGVCVRYQADPKVSHMTAVKQILRYMKGSKSLGLWYPAGNDFSLQEFTDADHAGCQLDRKSTSGGCQFLEGRHVSWSSRKQSCVSLSTVEAEYVVAASCCSHVLWMKT from the coding sequence ATGGTGGATGATTTTGCTAGGCTCATGACTAACAAATTTcagatgagcatgaatagagagattaacttctttctaggacttcaagttAAACAGATTTCTCAAGGAATCTTCATCCATCAAGAAAAGTATACCTCTGAGCTATTGAATAAATACTCAATGGATAATTGCTCGTCAGCTAAGGTCCCCATGGCATTCGGTTATAAGATTTATGTTGATCCCTCAGGAGAACCTGTTGATCACAAAACTTATAGAGGCATCATTGGCTCTCtcatgtatctcactgctagtcAACCAGATATAGTTTTTGCAACAGGTGTATGCGTAAGATATCAGGCTGATCCAAAAGTATCTCATATGACCGCAGTCAAACAAATTTTGCGGTACATGAAAGGAAGCAAGTCTCTTGGCCTATGGTATCCCGCAGGAAATGACTTTAGTCTTCAAGAGTTTactgatgcggatcatgccggatgccAACTTGATCGAAAGAGTACAtccggtggatgtcaatttctggaaGGAAGACatgtcagctggtcctcaaggAAACAGAGTTGTGTTTCATTGTCTACTgtagaagctgaatatgtggtcgcagccagctgttgttctcaCGTGTTATGGATGAAAACATAA